Below is a genomic region from Brassica oleracea var. oleracea cultivar TO1000 chromosome C9, BOL, whole genome shotgun sequence.
AAAAAGGTTATATATGTTGTCAACAGTGAGATATTATATGAAATTTATCTACGCAGATAAAGTCAAAAGCTTACACCCGACTCTGTGACACCAAAAAGATATTGACAGTGAACGGAGAATTCCCCGGACCGACATTAAAAGCCCACCGTGGAGATAAACTCATCGTCAATGTCATCAACAAAGCAAACTACAATATGACCCTCCACTGGTAAACATTACAGCAAATCTCTTTTTGATTCACATTGACTATATGTATGTGGAGAGTCATGTTTAATATTTTAGGCATGGAGCGAGACAAGTAAGGAACCCATGGTCGGATGGACCTGAATACGTGACTCAATGTCCGATTCGACCAGGCGAGCGTTATGTTTATAGAATTGATCTTAAGGTTGAAGAAGGAACGATTTGGTGGCACGCACATAGTCAATGGGCACGTGCCACAGTTCATGGAGCGTTTATTGTCTATCCCAAGCGCGGCTCTTCTTATCCTTTTCCCAAGCCTCACCGCGAGATTCCTCTCATTTTAGGTACATTGTTTACTGATGGAATCAAGTTTTTAATATTATTATGACTTTTGATATTATACATTTTGTGACAAATGATAGGTGAATGGTGGAAGAAGAAAAACGTAATGGATATTGCAGGAAACGCTAATAAAACCGGAGGTGAACCGGCTATCTCAGATGCATATACCATAAACGGACAACCCGGTTATCTCTACCCCTGCTCTAAACCGGGTAAGTCGTCTTCCAAATTCAACACATGCTCATCATCATTTATCTGGCACTAACGTAACATTATTATTTTTCTTTGCCATCTGCTAACAGACACATTTAAAATGAAGGTGGTGCGCCATCGACGATACCTTCTCCGGATTATCAATGCAGTGATGGACGAAGAGCTCTTCTTTGCAATAGCTAACCACACCTTAACCGTAGTGGCCAAAGACGGTCTTTATTTAAAGCATTTCAATACAAGTTACCTAATGATCACTCCAGGCCAATCCATGGACGTCCTTCTCCAAGCGAATCAGCGGTCAGGCCGTTACTTCATGGCAGCTCGAGCTTACTCCTCCGCCTTTGGTGCCGGTTTTGACAAAACCACCACCACTGCCATCTTAAAATACAAAGGTCATTCCTTAACCGATAAATTAAACCGGAAAACTCCGGTTTTACCCTATTTGCCTCCTTATAATCATACCGAGGCAACCACCCGGTTCACTAACCAATTTAGAAGCTATCGAACCAGTAACAGTCCGGTTAACGTCCCGGTTAAAATCGACACTCGTCTTCTCTACGCGATCTCCGTGAACTTGCTGAACTGCTCCGACGATAAACCATGTAAAGGCCCCTTCGGGAAGCGATTCTCGTCGAGCGTTAACAACGTCAGCTTCGTGAACCCGACGGTCGACATTCTCCGAGCTTATTACCGCCGCATCGGAGGCGTTTTCCAGGCGGATTTCCCGAGAAAACCGCCGACGGAGTTCAATTACACCGGAGAGAATCTTCCGTTCCCGACGAGGTTTGGAACGAAAGTGGTGGTTCTCGATTTCAATTCGAGCGTCGAGCTGGTTTTGCAGGGGACGAACGTGTTGGCTTCTGATAATCACCCGATCCATCTCCATGGTTATAGCTTCTTTGTGGTGGGATCGGGTTTTGGGAATTTCGATCGCCGGAAAGATCCGTTGAAGTATAACCGAGTTGATCCACCGGAGGAGACCACCGTTGGAGTTCCTAGTAATGGCTGGACCGCCGTCAGATTCGTAGCTAATAATCCAGGTCAGTGCATACTGATACTGTTGCATGTAGAAAAAAAAACACGTTTCTGGGCTTAAGTTTTGCATTAGATTATATGGCATAGGGCCCAAATAATAGCCCATATAATGTTAGAACCCCCATTTGAATTCATCTATTTTTTTTTGAAACACTATGCATTCATGTTCTTTGTTTTTCATGCATTTAATTTTTTCTAAATAATTTAGAATTTATAAAAAAAAAAAATACAAAATTTAGTTATTCCTACCGGTGTATAAACATAGGTGAATCACTTAATTTTATATTACTTGAAAAATTCATTTAAGCAAAAGGTCAATTGGGAATAAATATGATTAATATACACCATAAAATAAATGTGTGTCACACTGAAAGAAAGATCTAACAATCATATTTGAGATTTATTGAGTTTTTCATGATGTTGGTTTGATTATATACAGGGGTATGGTTGTTGCATTGCCATATAGAGAGGCATGCCACATGGGGAATGAACGCTGTGTTCATAGTGAAAGATGGACCGACCAAAGCATCTCGTATGCTCAAACCGCCTCCTGATCTGCCTTCTTGTTAGCTAATAATATCATTTTATGAATTATAAAGTTCTGAAGAAGAAAGATTATAGTTTAGCTATTGTGACAAAATTTAATAATGCGAACACAACTATGTTTCCTTGTTCATCATACTAAGTCTTTCAATTATAATATTATTTATCGATTTCGTCAATCTATTCAATCATTTTATTCAAATTTCCTTTCCAGCTAAGTTTCTGAGTTCTGACCAAGTCTTCGTGCTATATAGTTTTTTTATATTCCATCCGAAACTGAGAATACTCAACGAAAGGCGATCAGTGAAGGTAAAACCAACAGAAATTGTTGCAAAAGATACAAAAGCTCATGCGGACTTTCCAACACACGTTTAACTGAAAAAAGTATACCGGGGATTTAAAATAAGCTTAAAAATGCGAGATGTTAGTCTTTGTATATACGTTTGAAATCATATTTAGATAAAACTAACACTATTATAAACACTGTTATACTTAAATGATTAAATGCTACAATGGCTTAATTTTAAACATATGTCTAATTTATTAAAAAGGCTCCAATTATATGCTCCTTTGTTACCTAAAACAATAAAGCCTTAACTAAAAATGGCTCCAATTATATATCCTTTGTTATCTAAAACAATAAAGCCAAAGTGTCTTTCTTCACCTTCTCAAACCTTTCAGGAACTACAAAAGGTATGTTAATGTCTTTGTTACCTCTTTTGTTCATACACATTTAAATTTCTTTTCGTTTTTTGGATTTGGTCTTAAAGATAACATTTATGATGTACTTATCTCCTTGTTACAAAATCTAAGGTTCGAAAACGATAGATACTTATTTTTTTCATAACTATTAAAGGTTAACAAAGGTATACTATAATTCAACCTTTAATTTTAAACAACATTTAATTAATTTTCAATATTGGTTAAATATAGTTACCATCATTAACACTAATAAAGTCACGGCCTTTTAGTGGAAATGGGCCCACCACTCTCATAGTAAAACGCGTAGGGTGTGTGTTTAGCTCCGTCATATATAAAACGAACCCTTGTGTTTCAGTTCTATCTTTTCTTTCACGCCACTCTCTCTAATCTCTCTACCTCGCACCCTCGCCTCCCTCCACCCTTGCGCTGATCGTCCTCTCCACCGTCGAATATTCCTCTCTCTCCGGGTACGAAATCAATAATCCATGTTTTTGATTATACTTCTCGGTGTTGACTTTGACTTTTCCCGAGTTTGCCGTCGATTTTTTGTTGATACTCTGTATCTGATCCGAAGTCTATTCCTTTAAGGGTTTTAGTTGTTTTCTGATAATCTATCATAATTGATGATTTGTCTATCGATACCTGCTGGTTTGTTCTCGTATCTAGCTGGTTGTGTAGTCCTCGGTTTTGATTCCTTGAAACTGGGTTTGATTGTGATTTATGGATCTGATCTGAAGTCAATTCGTTGCTCTTTTCTGGGTTTGATGATTTGTCTGTGTATTATTGTATCTAGCTGGTTCCGTAGTTCAAGTCTTCTTCTTTTTTTTTGTTGTTGTCTGTTAATAGGCTTACGTAGCACACCAGATGTCTGTTGATCTCTGCAAGAAGAACCCATCTTTTCTTTGGTGTGACTGTGGTTATATGAGCAGGGGCAGGTTGTGGTGCTTCCAGATAATCTTGTTCAGGCACTGGACTTAGCTACCGTGCTCTCTCTCTCTCTCTCTCTCTTCTTTTCTCTGCAATCTTCTGCTTGATTTGATTACAAAGTATTCGCCTTTACTGCTCCTGTTACTGTGAACTTGAAGAAATAGTCTTTTTTTTGCTGCGCAAAACTCCTTACCTTGCTGCTTGTGAGGAGTTTTCTTTAGCCGAGTGCAAGTTTTCCCCTTTGGATCAGCCAATGGGGAAAACTGAGCTGGCTCCTGGGTTTCGGTTTCATCCTACTGACGTCGAACTCGTGAGATATTACTTGAAGAGGAAAGTGTTGGGTAAAAAGCTCCTCGTTGATGCTATTGCTGATCTTGACATTTACAAGTTCGAACCCTCTGACTTGCCTGGTACTCATTCTAAAAACCTTCCTTGTACTGTTAGTCATGAGAGCTTTCAGATGCCTAACTTGCGTGTCTTTGTCATTACAGATAAGTCCTATATAAAGAGTGGGGATCTTAAGTGGCACTTCTTCTGCCCAAGGGAGAAGAAATATGCAACCGGTGTTAGAGCTAACCGTGCAACTGAGTGTGGTTACTGGAAAACCACAGGGAAGGAGAGAGCCGTTCTCTGCAATGGTGAAGTTGTCGGAAAGATTAAGACTTTGGTTTACCACGTCGGTAAATCGCCTCGTGGGGAGCGGACTGATTGGGTTATGCATGAATACAGGCTCGAAGACAACGCCCTGACACAGAAGAATATTCCTCAGGTAACTTAAAACTTGTAAATGTCATGTCTGCTTATATCACTCTTTCTTTACTGATTTATTATGCTTCTGGGATGCAGGATACTTATGTCCTGTGTGTTCTTTTCAAGAAAGATGGACCGGGACCTAGAAACGGAGCTCAATACGGAGCTCCTTTCAAGGAAGAGGACTGGAGAGATGAGGAGCATCGTACTGATGTTCCTTCTACCAGCAATGCCTCAATCTTCCTTCATGGGCCTAACCCAGAAACCAGTCTGGCTGTGGCCCCCTCGCACGACTCTAACAAGGCTTGTTTTGGTGGCATGATATCTGAATCATGCGTCTCTGATTTCCCACCAGCTACAGCTACTACCAGCGTGGCTGCACATCTGACTGATGCAGCTAATGCTCCTGTGCCTGCACCACTTCTTGATCCTAGTAGCAGCGCTTCTTTGGCGCAAACCCTTCAGGCCCCTAACGACGATGATGACTTGTATGCAATGTTGGATCTGTTTGTTGATGAGGATGAGTTCTTGCCTTTCTCTGAGCCCAACACCAACGAGGTAGGTTCTATTTTTTTGGCTTACTGTTATGATTGTAGTGAAGCAACTTTGAAACTGTTAATTGTTTTGAACTTCGGTGGCATTGGTAATTAGTAATCTCTACATAAAGCTGCTATGCTATATTATTGTTATTATAAAATGTATTCGTCTGAATCAAATATGTATCATCTTTTACAGGCAAGACATGATCCCATTGTCTCAGCTCCAATTTCGTTAGGAGAAGAAGTGATATTCGACGACCTACCCGACTTTAGCAATATGCATGACAACAACAGCATTCCAAGGACACCCTCTTACAACCTGATTGAAAACTCGGAGCTATACTTGGAGCTCCAGGATCTCACAACCCCGTTAGCACCACCGCATGTTTGGAATGTCAGCGACTCTTACCTGACAGCTCCACTCGCACCACCTCAAGTAGGGAGTGTCAGCGACTCTTACCTGACAGCTCCACCCGCACCGCCCCAAAACGGGAATGTCAGTGAGCCTTTTCTGAGCCCTCAAGGCCACTTTGATTTCTCCGCTAATGCTAATGATGATCCTTATTCTTTACTGCGTCCATGGGACAATACGGACCAGAGATGATAGAGCTTTGGTTCCTCCAACCAAGAATCATCTCCTCTGCCCTCTCTCCATGTTTAAGACAGACCATTAAACCATGAGATAATGAGCGACATTGTATATTTACATTTCTGAAACTCTTTTATGTCACAAATCTCCCTTTCTCAGCATTCTCTTATTACATTGGATTTCAAGTTTTTTAGTTTTGTTTCTGTTCCATAAACTAGCTTAAGTTTATGATGAAGACCCAACTCGAACTGTCATCATTTATCTCAATGAGTTTCGCTTTCTATGGCCGTCTTTCGCTTTTCCTAAATTATCCAAATGCGCTTTGGGCTTTAATGGGCTTTATTTTACCCACAATGAAGGCCCAATATTTATAGCTTCCTTTCTTTTCTACTCTCATTGGTCAATTTCCTCCGGCCAAGCTACTTCACCGCTCGGAGATTTAAGTTTGATTGACGTCGATCTTACGACGGGATCCGGTGGTGATCGGTGATGGAGAACGTAGACGTATTCCCCGGGCTGCATGATTTTTTCGACCGGATGCGTAAACCCTCCGCCGGAGATTTCGTCAAATCCATTAAAAGGTTCTCTCTATCTCGATGATACATATGAGCTTATTGATTTGAGAGTTCCCTCTGAATAGATATGTTGGATATGAGGAAAATGTCATGATCTTATTAGTTGGATGCTGTGAAGCTTTAGCTGATTTACTAGATTTTCTTAGCAATATCTAAAGCTTAGATCTGAACTTGCATATAGTCTACCATTGAGCAAGTTCTTATGTTTGCAGTTTCATTGTCTCATTCTCCAACAATGCTCCAGACCCAGAGAAAGACAGCGAGGCAGTTCAGGAGTTCTTTACCAAGATGGAAGCTGCTTTCAGAGCTCATCCACTTTGGTCCGGTTCTTCTGAGGAGGACTTAGACAGTGCTGCAGATGTGAGTTACATCAGTTCCATTCTCTTCCTCTTTATCTTTCCTTCCGTTTAATCATTGCTTCTTTTTGTGTATATACTTAGGGACTAGAGAAGTATGTCATGACAAGGTTATTTACGCGTGTATTTGCATCGAACACCGAGGATGTAATCTCCGATGAGAAACTCTTTCAGAAGATGTCCTTAGTTCAGCAGTTTATTTCTCCTGAAAGCTTGGATATACAACCTACTTTCCAAAACGAAACATCATGGCTGGTAAGCTGATCTAGTTTCATCTAGCTCTTGTTAGCGTTACCATGATGGTTCTTGTTTGTGATATTTCCTCGTCTTTTTTGGCAGCTAGCTCAAAAAGAGCTCCAGAAGATGAATATGTACAAAGCTCCTCGTGATAAGCTGATGTGTATCCTTAGCTGCTGCAAAGTGATCAATAACTTACTGCTAAATGCTTCTATTGCGTCTAAGGAGAATGCACCTGGAGCCGACGAGTTTCTTCCTGTTCTCATTTATGTTACCATAAAGGTATTGTGAAAGGATTGAACAATATATGCATGCTGGTTTCTGATGTCGTGTGTGTATTGTCATACTCTTGTGCCTAAATTGTGAAACTACATTCATTATCTACTTTGTTTTACAGGCTAACCCTCCACAGTTTCACTCAAACTTGTTGTACATACAAAGATACAGGCGTCAATCTAAGCTGGTTGGGGAAGCTTCCTACTTCTTCACGAACCTGCGCTCTGCAGAGTCTTTCATCTCAAATATTGATGCAAAGTCTCTTTCTATGGATGAATCTGACTTTGAAAAGAAAATGGAATCTGCACGAGCGCGTCTCTCTGGTCTTGGAAGCCAGTCTTATCATACGGATCACGGCGCTGCACCCACTGCTCATAATCCCAAGAGGGAAACCACGCTTCTGCAATCACAATCGTCTGGTAGTCTTTCTGGAACCAACGAAACACTGAATCAGAGAAGTGAACTGCCGATAAAGAAAGCTGAATCCATTTCGGATTTGGAAAATAAAGGCGCTGCCACGCTTTTGAACGATAACAGCGAGGCGAGCAAGATCTTGAAAGAGTATCCTTACGTGTTTGCCAGTGCTGGTGATTTGAGGGTAGGAGATGTTGAAGGGCTGCTAAATGATTATAAACAGCTCGTTTTCAAATATGTCTGCCTCTCCAAAGGCTTGGGTGATGCAGCAACATCTTTGGCTTCATCAAGTTCACCATTGCAACCGTCTACTGAAACTGAAACTGAGGATCGTGCAACATTGTCTTCAGATGTTCAAACGAAAACCGAAACTGACAGGAGCGTTGATGATTTGATGCGAGCTTTACAAGGGGAAGGGGATAATGTTCATAAACTTTCAGATGTAAAACAAGAAGATTATAGTGAAGATGCTGTACAAGGAAGAGCTGAAGAACTTGATCCTAAAGTTCAAGAAGAAGCGGATACTGAAGATACTGACTTGAAGAAGCTTAGTGCAGAGCCAGAGGGTGACAATTCTAGTTCCAAACCGGCAGAAGATGGAGATAGCTGATTCCAAACATCTAGTTGCAGAAGATCAGAATGACCAATCACAGTGAATGAGTCTTGTATAGAAGAAGCAGAGGTCAGAGCATAAAAGTTGCAGCTTTGAGGAGAAGATGACAACGTTTCTAATGTGTGTTATGAAGTTGATGATGAAAAGTGTTGTGACTTGGTTAATTTATAAAGTGCAACATTGGACTCTTAAACCCGCAAATTGAATAACAAACCGGTTTTATCTGAGACATTAGGAAACCGGTTTAAGTCAGAGGGTATTTGTGTAATTTCTCGAATTCTCCCTCCGTCGTCCTTGTCTAATGCAGCAGAGAGGGAGAAAGAGAGAGAGTCTAACGGCGAATATGGAAGGGATTGGATTACGTGGAGAGATTCTCCGTCTCGGGCTTACGCCACACCGTGGCGTCTGCGGCCGCTCTCCGGTCCTCCGGCGAGCTATGGTGGTAAAGATGAGAGACCGCAGCAAGAACAGGAAGCCACTGCAGAGAGGTCGCATGCTCAGTATCGAAGCGATTCAAGCCGTTCAAGCCCTGAAGCGAGCTAATCCTCCTCCTCCTCCTTCAACGTCTCCGTCTTCCTCCTCATCGATGCTCCATCGCGTAATCGATTCCAAAATCCGCCGGCTCTTGAAATTCGATATGGTCGCCGTTCTCCGGGAGCTATTACGCCAGAACGAGTGCTCTCTAGCTCTCAAGGTCCATCATCTCTCTTACTCTCTCTTCATCATGTTTCCGCTGTTGTTCGATCTCAAAATTCGTTTTTCAGGTTTTCGAAGAGATTCGAAAGGAGTATTGGTACAAGCCTCAGGCGAGACTGTACGCAGATATGATCAGTGTAATGGCGGATAACAATCTCCTCGACGAGGTCAACTACCTTTACGCAGCTATGAAGTCAGAGAAGGGATTAGTGGCTGACACTGAGAGCTTCAACACGCTCTTGGTGGTGCTTCTGAATCATAAGCTGTTTGAACTTGTCATGGACTGTTACGCTTTTATGCAGTCGATTGGGTATGAGCCTGATAGGACTTCCTTTAGAGTCCTAGTCCAGGGCCTTGAATCCAATGGCGAAATGGGCTTATCGGGTATCGTTAGGCAAGATGCTCATGAGTATTATGGCGAATCGCTCGAGTTTAGTGATGAAATTGAAGACATTTCTAGTCTGTTGATCCCACAATGGAGAAGATAAAAGTTTGGAGCTTAATAGCTTGAAATTTGATCATACTGTATGCTAATCTCTATAAAGTAGACCACCATTTTTCTATCTGATTTGGTTAGCCCGCAAGGCTGTTTGGTATTCGATCAGATGATGCTTTGAGTCTTTGTATCTAAAGACCAGCCAAACCATTTTATCTATCTAGGCATTATAAGTTGTAACGTAGGAACTAGTAATGTTACCGGTAGCATCAGAGAAGATATGAACTTGAATCTGTTCCAAGTCACTTAAGTCTCTATGGAAACCACTAACGGCTTTTAAAGTCCACAGCAACTTATTGATTATTGAAATAATTAGCTTGAGAGTCTCAGCTTAAAGTCATCAATTCATTGGGTTGATCAAATAAAAAAATTCCCTCAATTTATTCATTGGGAAATTTTTTTATACATGCGCAAAATAATCTATTACTTGGAAAAAAACTGAAAGAAATTATAATTCCAAAACGACGTCGCTGCTTCTCGGTGCTCAAGTAGGAATGAAATGTTTTTTTTTTAATCCAATTTTCGGTAGTGGCTGAAGAAGATGGAGGCTTCACGGAGCGACGAACCAAATCTGACAATTGGGTTCAGTGTGTTTACAGCTCTTCTTTCAGCGTGGGCATTGACATTCTCGATAGGGGGAGAACAACTTTTTGGACCTGTTTGGGATAAGCTCGTTATGTACAACGTTGCTGATCGTCTTGGCTTGTCTGGCTTGGCCTAGCTCCCTCACTCTCGTTTATCTTTAACATATGTAGAAACGGTGAGATCTCAATGTTACTTTGTCTTGTTTAATGAAAATTGATGAGATTGTGAATATGAGCTGGATATTCAACATTCTATTAAGCAAATAGTTCTTCAGAGATGTTTCATATATTTCTTGATTGATCGAATTTACTTCACTAATTAATCATCAGTGGTTTTGCATTAGAGTACTAAAGATAGCAAGCCAAAAAAAAAGTAGTTTATAACCAAAAATAAACCAGTTACACTATTTCCTTTCTACTTTTAGAAGGCTGCTTCAAGTTGTTACAACTTACAACTTCTATGGCTCTTCATGAACTCATACTAAATAGAAATAAGAAACGAACCTTTTCTTTTGGTTAAAATGAAACAAACTCGATCTCTCATATATATATTTACTTCTTCATCTGTAGATCTCATTCTTCAAAACAACAAACATTCCTCTTCAATCTTGATTCACATATCAAATCAAGAATCATGGTTAGATTCTTGACCATCGCGTTCATTCCCTTCTTGACCATTTTGTTTGTGGCAAATGTCTTGGATGCCACGGAACTGAATGTAATGGACAAATGTTGGAGACCAAACCCGCACTGGCGTAAAGTCCGTAATCAGCTGGCACGGTGTTCTGTCGGATTCGCCGGTAAAATGACTGGAAACATCGGTAAAGGAGTAACACAGTACAAAGTCACCGACCCTTCTGATGATCCTCTAAACCCCAAACCAGGAACCCTAAGATACGCGGCAACTCTCATCAAAGGCAAAAAATGGATCACGTTCAAAAGAAACATGAAGATCAACCTCCACAAACCGCTACTAATCAGCAGCTTCACCACACTCGATGGTCGCGGTGTCAGCGTTCACATCTCCGGTCCCGCATGTCTCATAGTCTACAAAGCCACCGATGTGATCATTCATGGACTCAAAATCCATGACTGCAAAGCTCACCCACCGAGCTCGGTGATGGGACCAGACTCAAAGATCATGGAACTTGGACAAGTGGACGGGGATGCGATTAGGCTAGTCACGGCTAAGAAAGTGTGGATCGACCACAACACGTTATATGACTGCGAGGACGGGCTATTAGACGTCACGAGAGGGAGTACTGACGTCACAGTGTCGAACAATTGGTTTAGGAACCAGGACAAGGTCATGCTTCTTGGACATGATGATGGCTATGTGAGAGACAAAGATATGAGAGTCACTGTTGTGTTTAACCACTTTGGTCCTAACTGCAACCAGAGAATGCCACGGTACATATATAAAAATCGTCTTTATAAATTTTGTTTGTAACCATTTGCATGAAACTAAACGCCTTTATTTAATTTAATTTGCGATATCGATATGCAGAGTGAGACATGGATATGCGCATGTGGCGAATAACTATTACCAAGGATGGACTCAGTACGCAATAGGAGGAAGCATGAGCCCTCGCGTGAAGAGCGAATCAAACTACTTCGTCGCACCAGAATCCGGGCGCAAAGAGGTATGTATTCAAACCGCAATCGCGAAACGTTAAACGCAAACGCAAACGCATTTTCTTGTCGTCTAACGTTTGATATATGTGTACTTTGGTTGTGTAGATAACTTGGAAGAAACATAGCCAGGGTGATAAAAT
It encodes:
- the LOC106316872 gene encoding laccase-14, which encodes MDFKLSISTTIVSTFTIVFSLVVLLTIQIAEAKIHRHTFTIKSKAYTRLCDTKKILTVNGEFPGPTLKAHRGDKLIVNVINKANYNMTLHWHGARQVRNPWSDGPEYVTQCPIRPGERYVYRIDLKVEEGTIWWHAHSQWARATVHGAFIVYPKRGSSYPFPKPHREIPLILGEWWKKKNVMDIAGNANKTGGEPAISDAYTINGQPGYLYPCSKPDTFKMKVVRHRRYLLRIINAVMDEELFFAIANHTLTVVAKDGLYLKHFNTSYLMITPGQSMDVLLQANQRSGRYFMAARAYSSAFGAGFDKTTTTAILKYKGHSLTDKLNRKTPVLPYLPPYNHTEATTRFTNQFRSYRTSNSPVNVPVKIDTRLLYAISVNLLNCSDDKPCKGPFGKRFSSSVNNVSFVNPTVDILRAYYRRIGGVFQADFPRKPPTEFNYTGENLPFPTRFGTKVVVLDFNSSVELVLQGTNVLASDNHPIHLHGYSFFVVGSGFGNFDRRKDPLKYNRVDPPEETTVGVPSNGWTAVRFVANNPGVWLLHCHIERHATWGMNAVFIVKDGPTKASRMLKPPPDLPSC
- the LOC106318225 gene encoding NAC domain-containing protein 82; the encoded protein is MGKTELAPGFRFHPTDVELVRYYLKRKVLGKKLLVDAIADLDIYKFEPSDLPDKSYIKSGDLKWHFFCPREKKYATGVRANRATECGYWKTTGKERAVLCNGEVVGKIKTLVYHVGKSPRGERTDWVMHEYRLEDNALTQKNIPQDTYVLCVLFKKDGPGPRNGAQYGAPFKEEDWRDEEHRTDVPSTSNASIFLHGPNPETSLAVAPSHDSNKACFGGMISESCVSDFPPATATTSVAAHLTDAANAPVPAPLLDPSSSASLAQTLQAPNDDDDLYAMLDLFVDEDEFLPFSEPNTNEARHDPIVSAPISLGEEVIFDDLPDFSNMHDNNSIPRTPSYNLIENSELYLELQDLTTPLAPPHVWNVSDSYLTAPLAPPQVGSVSDSYLTAPPAPPQNGNVSEPFLSPQGHFDFSANANDDPYSLLRPWDNTDQR
- the LOC106318228 gene encoding vacuolar protein sorting-associated protein 9A; its protein translation is MENVDVFPGLHDFFDRMRKPSAGDFVKSIKSFIVSFSNNAPDPEKDSEAVQEFFTKMEAAFRAHPLWSGSSEEDLDSAADGLEKYVMTRLFTRVFASNTEDVISDEKLFQKMSLVQQFISPESLDIQPTFQNETSWLLAQKELQKMNMYKAPRDKLMCILSCCKVINNLLLNASIASKENAPGADEFLPVLIYVTIKANPPQFHSNLLYIQRYRRQSKLVGEASYFFTNLRSAESFISNIDAKSLSMDESDFEKKMESARARLSGLGSQSYHTDHGAAPTAHNPKRETTLLQSQSSGSLSGTNETLNQRSELPIKKAESISDLENKGAATLLNDNSEASKILKEYPYVFASAGDLRVGDVEGLLNDYKQLVFKYVCLSKGLGDAATSLASSSSPLQPSTETETEDRATLSSDVQTKTETDRSVDDLMRALQGEGDNVHKLSDVKQEDYSEDASLTANMEGIGLRGEILRLGLTPHRGVCGRSPVLRRAMVVKMRDRSKNRKPLQRGRMLSIEAIQAVQALKRANPPPPPSTSPSSSSSMLHRVIDSKIRRLLKFDMVAVLRELLRQNECSLALKVFEEIRKEYWYKPQARLYADMISVMADNNLLDEVNYLYAAMKSEKGLVADTESFNTLLVVLLNHKLFELVMDCYAFMQSIGYEPDRTSFRVLVQGLESNGEMGLSGIVRQDAHEYYGESLEFSDEIEDISSLLIPQWRR
- the LOC106318226 gene encoding putative pectate lyase 2, which encodes MVRFLTIAFIPFLTILFVANVLDATELNVMDKCWRPNPHWRKVRNQLARCSVGFAGKMTGNIGKGVTQYKVTDPSDDPLNPKPGTLRYAATLIKGKKWITFKRNMKINLHKPLLISSFTTLDGRGVSVHISGPACLIVYKATDVIIHGLKIHDCKAHPPSSVMGPDSKIMELGQVDGDAIRLVTAKKVWIDHNTLYDCEDGLLDVTRGSTDVTVSNNWFRNQDKVMLLGHDDGYVRDKDMRVTVVFNHFGPNCNQRMPRVRHGYAHVANNYYQGWTQYAIGGSMSPRVKSESNYFVAPESGRKEITWKKHSQGDKMQWNFYSVNDYMENGACFGLRKGIGKARPNYGRSQRFTVADAKTVKKLTSSAGALHCTRNSVC